In Apium graveolens cultivar Ventura chromosome 10, ASM990537v1, whole genome shotgun sequence, the following are encoded in one genomic region:
- the LOC141693508 gene encoding auxin-responsive protein SAUR32-like, whose product MGSGDYKNLLNFHLHIHHHHHHHHHHNNHKKEMKEIPKGCLAVMVGQGEEQQKFVIPVIYINHPLFMQLLKEAEEEYGFDHQGPINIPCHVEEFRNVQVLIDQENSLHHHGHGHGHHHHNHHVWCFKA is encoded by the coding sequence ATGGGTAGCGGAGATTACAAGAATCTTTTGAATTTTCACTTACATATTCATCACCACCACCATCATCATCACCATCATAACAACCACAAGAAAGAGATGAAAGAGATACCGAAAGGGTGTTTAGCGGTTATGGTAGGGCAAGGTGAGGAGCAACAGAAGTTTGTAATACCTGTGATTTATATAAACCATCCTTTGTTCATGCAGTTGTTGAAAGAAGCGGAGGAAGAGTATGGATTTGATCATCAAGGTCCTATTAATATTCCTTGTCATGTGGAGGAGTTTCGTAATGTACAAGTTCTCATTGACCAGGAAAATTCACTTCATCATCATGGACATGGCCATGGTCATCACCATCACAACCACCATGTTTGGTGCTTCAAGGCTT
- the LOC141691941 gene encoding uncharacterized protein LOC141691941 — protein MAYGTEALVLVEVGLESYRTETYNVEINNFGLRANVDLLEEEREAAHQRNLRYLLQAAQHYNSNIEKRSFGVGDLVLRELAASMPAKQGKLQPNWEGPYKVNEVVRPGTYKLETLLGEAIKNTWQASRLRKFYQ, from the coding sequence ATGGCCTATGGAACCGAAGCCCTAGTTCTTGTCGAAGTGGGCTTGGAATCATACCGAACTGAGACCTACAATGTGGAAATTAATAACTTCGGGCTGAGGGCGAATGTAGACTTATTGGAGGAAGAAAGGGAAGCCGCCCACCAAAGGAACTTGAGGTATTTACTACAAGCGGCACAACACTATAACTCCAATATCGAGAAAAGGTCTTTCGGAGTCGGAGACCTAGTCCTAAGGGAGTTGGCCGCATCTATGCCGGCCAAACAAGGAAAGCTTCAGCCTAACTGGGAGGGGCCCTATAAGGTGAATGAGGTCGTTCGCCCCGGAACATACAAGCTTGAAACATTATTGGGCGAAGCAATCAAAAACACTTGGCAGGCCAGTCGCCTCCGGAAATTTTATCAGTAA
- the LOC141691942 gene encoding uncharacterized protein LOC141691942, producing the protein MRPDPKETLQLYLAVSEKTLGAVLMKNYEGNQHSVFYVSYVLKDAETRYPNAEKLSYRLVMASRKLRHYFQGRTIQVVTSQPLKKILTRPEAFGRVVAWSIELGEFDLKYIPRTTIKAQALADFMVECTFSGPKDISPDEQLIRIPGKRKLFVDGSVAGKKCVADIILSSPEGFEICQAIRFDFHLTNNEAEYEALLAGMELARSLEAKHLRAFSGSMLAVKHFTGEYEQRDPRTKAYAAKVRDASLSFETFELSQIGRENNARADALSRLALAETHNLTGSIYLTEVKTP; encoded by the coding sequence ATGAGGCCCGATCCGAAGGAAACCCTTCAGCTTTATCTAGCCGTGTCCGAAAAAACTCTGGGGGCAGTACTTATGAAAAACTACGAGGGCAATCAGCATTCCGTGTTCTACGTGTCCTATGTCCTCAAGGATGCAGAGACAAGGTACCCCAACGCCGAAAAATTATCATATAGGTTGGTTATGGCCTCCCGAAAATTGCGACATTATTTCCAAGGTAGGACGATCCAAGTTGTTACCAGCCAACCTCTGAAGAAGATTTTAACAAGGCCCGAAGCCTTTGGAAGAGTCGTAGCATGGTCCATCGAACTCGGGGAATTTGATCTCAAGTACATTCCCCGAACGACAATTAAGGCTCAGGCTTTGGCCGACTTCATGGTTGAATGCACATTCTCGGGTCCGAAGGATATTTCGCCCGACGAACAACTAATCCGGATCCCAGGGAAGCGGAAACTTTTTGTAGATGGGTCGGTAGCCGGAAAAAAGTGTGTGGCCGACATAATCCTCTCCAGCCCCGAAGGATTCGAGATATGCCAAGCCATAAGATTCGACTTCCATTTGACAAATAATGAAGCCGAATACGAGGCACTCCTCGCAGGAATGGAGCTGGCCCGAAGCCTTGAGGCGAAGCACCTAAGGGCCTTCAGCGGCTCCATGCTGGCTGTGAAACACTTCACGGGGGAATATGAGCAAAGAGATCCCCGAACAAAAGCCTATGCCGCCAAGGTACGAGATGCTTCTTTATCatttgaaacctttgaactaagTCAAATTGGCAGAGAGAACAATGCTAGGGCAGACGCCCTTTCCAGGCTAGCTTTGGCCGAGACACATAACTTAACTGGTTCTATTTACCTCACCGAAGTCAAGACGCCTTAG